In the Caenorhabditis elegans chromosome X genome, one interval contains:
- the osm-1 gene encoding Intraflagellar transport protein osm-1 (Confirmed by transcript evidence), with protein MKLKYLSTILPAQDGEAKISNISCSPNGSRAAIACSDRSVALLDENGVQKDRFTCKPIDAKYGKKSFTVLCMTFSPDSSRIAIGQSDNVLFIYKVGTSWNEKKVIVNKFVQPSAVTCLSWPFDDKILVGQLDGKVRIGLIKTNKCSSLYKTDETVVSIQTHPKRTSFVSAHQDGSIILYNFSSRTQSKICTLQVPPYNLVFTNHGLVVATSDRRVLSYTENGVVQQQFDYNDQSEKEFSSISCDPTAQNVVVASYDRLRLFSWSARRGAWDEGAPLEIQNAYTIGALGWKMDGSTIYAGTVCGGVFSVDCCLRRGMLKSRFETTYVAPSHVILRDVTNDTRTNVISNKGLAIDELKIMGKDRYVIGYTSSSIIIADTESQRFSELEWQSGGHEKFYFDFNNCCLIINAGEVTVVEYGVDGSLGWVRTELTSPHLLSVQVSGPDVEEHKKVKKLAYLVDPTTISIINLINGQQESFINHTGAVDWIELNERASKLLYRDKRSKVTLVDISSDQRSVLLSFCTYVQWVPMSDVIVAQSGDNLSIWYNPDLPEQVTNMKIKGEVEAVLRDADRTEVIVQEPTAKVAYELDNTQIEFGAALEKRDFDRAVAFLESNTSGTDAYSMWIRVAEMALEHGNLFVAQRCYAAINDVAKVRKLHDILEIADEASISIGGDGTHFYKVRAMLAIMGRKFKEAERIFLEQNDTESAIGMYTSLHKWDEALELAKVLNYPEYEQLKTSYLRALSDTGQDSKAAELKVSDGDTLSAIQLYIKSNKPLSALSAANNDSVLSQDENILRQIADSLVKSQLYDKAGDVYEKLKDFDKAVEYFKKGDAYGKAIQLARFAFPEKVVTLEQEWGLHLEYIGQYDAAVNHFVEANDLKKAVEAAIRAKEWPKALSIVENIQDQKVRTGYYGEIADHYSNKGDFERAERLFVEAGLFNDAIMMYGKNNKWIDAFRLSEEFHGREATISSYLAKAEDLDEHGRFAEAEQLYITIGMPHKAIQMYDRVGRDDDVLRLVERYHGEHMHETRKRFATQYEERGDLKAAEEQFLKAGDFRSAVNMYKDSEMWSDAYRIAKTEGGENMEKQVLFMWAKSIGGDAAVKLLNKHGMLMEGIDFACETGAFDLAFDLARIGAKDRMGTVHVRLATQLEEEGRLEDASKHYVEGNKPELAVEMFIRDNDWADAERVAKDHCESLLPDVYTGQARRAIEEGDHLRAETFLLRANKPDIILRYFIENEMWPDALRIAQNYLPHQAALIQEEYEKSELRNGARGVDSFVAQAKEWEQQGDWRKAVSALLKINRDSTDNDALIKHSTEKAADLVMKFLMGDEEYIGAALGALDEANCNEKAAELLLLFGQSRQAINALCRAKQWAKAKQVAQEYLPEMVPEIEKIYKESLKSEGRLGELIDVDVITAIDMMIENDQWDKALDTAKSQNYRPLLDKYVAQYAAILVHRNDLSRVLAVLERYGASANPANFSIYKLLMEETLAKPRFDYTEIARVRNVHLDVYNALQKESSEHFEEFSRALWALHLIAMRTALEEIGDSVPEVQKLCLKQSLSLLRYTDILVADRIFYEAGAAAKDYGSEYESLGFLLLNHYLDLVDAIEEGNGELVDYSPFENSDIPTEVSLPTRQWLESAKHEEMKEWVLASSVDDAHAKELVYDKRGVFEASLKDKRGTAEPCLVTGYPVIESTVRIGSMVAEKDNLNKFLVVIKSNQTENLLNVQNFVAKWAGSPLAISL; from the exons ATGAAACTCAAGTATCTTTCAACTATTCTCCCAGCTCAG gatgGAGAAGCAAAGATCAGCAACATTTCGTGCTCTCCAAATGGTTCTCGTGCAGCGATTGCCTGTTCCGATCGATCAGTCGCTTTGTTAGATGAAAATGGAGTGCAGAAGGATAGATTCACTTGCAAACCGATTGATGCAAAG tacggaaaaaaatcgttcacCGTATTGTGCATGACCTTTTCACCTGATTCGTCACGCATCGCCATCGGACAAAGCGACAATGTTCTCTTCATTTATAAAGTCGGTACCTCTTG GAATGAGAAGAAAGTGATTGTCAACAAATTTGTGCAACCATCCGCTGTCACTTGTTTGAGTTGGCCATTTGATGACAAAATTTTGGTTGGTCAATTGGATGGAAAA GTTCGTATCGGACTCATCAAGACAAACAAATGCAGCTCACTATACAAAACCGACGAGACAGTAGTTTCGATTCAAACTCA CCCGAAACGGACATCTTTCGTATCGGCGCACCAGGATGGATCTATtattttgtacaatttcagTAGCAGAACTCAG TCCAAAATCTGCACGCTGCAAGTTCCTCCGTACAATTTGGTATTCACAAACCACGGGCTGGTTGTAGCGACTTCCGATCGAAGAGTGCTGTCCTATACCGAGAACGGAGTTGTTCAGCAGCAATTTGACTACAATGATCAATCCGAAAAAGAGTTCTCTTCGATTTCCTGTGATCCTACTGCTCAGAACGTTGTGGTAGCAAGTTATGACAG ACTACGCCTATTCTCCTGGTCTGCCAGAAGAGGTGCCTGGGATGAGGGTGCTCcgttggaaattcaaaatgcaTATACAATTGGTGCACTTGGTTGGAAAATGGATGGTAGTACTATTTATGCG GGTACCGTGTGTGGCGGAGTATTTTCCGTCGATTGTTGCCTGCGACGCGGTATGCTAAAAAGTCGCTTCGAGACCACATATGTCGCACCATCACACGTTATTCTGCGTGACGTCACAAACGACACGAGAACCAACGTGATCTCCAACAAAGGACTAGCAATTgatgaactgaaaattatggGAAAGGATAGATATGTTATTGGATACACCTCTTCAAGCATCATCATCGCTGACACAGAATCGCAAAGATTCTCGGAGCTGGAGTGGCAAAGTGGAGGccatgaaaagttttatttcgaCTTCAATAACTGTTGCTTAATCATTAATGCCGGTGAAGTCACAGTTGTCGAGTATGGAGTGGATGGTTCACTGGGATGGGTGAGAACTGAGCTCACTAGTCCTCACTTGCTCAGTGTGCAAGTTAGTGGGCCTGATGTGGAAGAgcacaaaaaagtgaagaagttGGCGTATTTAGTGGATCCCACAACTATTTCGATTA TTAATCTGATCAATGGCCAACAAGAAAGCTTCATAAACCACACTGGTGCAGTTGATTGGATTGAGCTCAATGAGCGTGCTTCAAAACTTCTTTATCGTGATAAGCGATCCAAAGTCACTCTTGTCGATATTTCATCTGATCAACGAAGTGTTCTTCTCTCCTTCTGCACATATGTTCAATGGGTTCcaatgagtgacgtcattgtAGCTCAAAGTGGTGATAATCTATCCATTTGGTACAATCCAGATTTACCAGAGCAAGTGACAAATATGAAGATTAAGGGAGAAGTTGAAGCGGTTCTTAGAGATGCTGATAGAACAGAAGTTATAGTTCAG GAACCGACAGCAAAAGTTGCATATGAACTTGACAATActcaaattgaatttggaGCTGCACTGGAAAAGCGAGACTTCGATAGAGCAGTGGCATTCCTTGAATCTAACACCAGTGGGACTGATGCCTATTCAATGTGGATAAGAGTTGCAGAAATGGCTCTGGAACATGGAAATCTGTTTGTCGCGCAAAGATGCTATGCGGCAATTAACGATGTGGCAAAAGTTAGAAAACTTCAT GATATTCTAGAAATTGCCGACGAAGCATCGATTTCCATTGGAGGTGATGGAACTCACTTTTACAAAGTCCGCGCCATGTTGGCAATTATGGGAAGAAAGTTCAAAGAGGCCGAGAgaatatttttggaacaaaatgaCACGGAATCTGCAATTGGGATGTACACATCTTTGCATAAATGGGATGAAGCATTGGAGTTGGCAAAAGTGCTTAATTATCCAGAGTATGAGCAACTGAAGACAAGTTACCTTCGAGCGCTGAGTGATACAGGACAAGATTCCAAAGCTGCAGAG ctcaaagtCTCTGATGGTGACACCCTTTCGGCAATTCAGCTGTATATCAAATCCAACAAGCCACTTTCTGCTCTCAGTGCTGCAAACAACGACAGTGTTCTCTCGCAAGATGAGAATATTCTTCGACAAATCGCAGATTCCCTTGTCAAATCACAACTCTACGACAAGGCTGGAGATGTTTATGAAAAGCTGAAGGATTTTGATAAAGCTGTCGAATACTTCAAGAAAGGAGACGCTTACGGAAAAGCCATACAG CTTGCTCGATTCGCGTTTCCTGAAAAAGTTGTCACTCTGGAGCAGGAATGGGGCCTACATCTGGAATACATTGGACAGTATGATGCTGCCGTTAATCATTTTGTTG AAGCCAATGATCTCAAGAAAGCAGTTGAAGCGGCTATTCGAGCTAAAGAGTGGCCTAAAGCATTATCC atagtgGAAAACATTCAGGATCAAAAAGTAAGAACTGGATACTATGGAGAAATTGCAGATCATTATTCCAATAAAGGAGACTTCgag agagcTGAAAGACTATTTGTTGAAGCCGGTCTTTTTAATGACGCAATTATGATGTACGGGAAGAATAACAAGTGGATTGACGCATTCCGTTTATCAGAGGAGTTTCATGGACGAGAAGCTACAATTTCATCATATCTCGCCAAGGCAGAAGATTTGGATGAGCATGGTCGATTTGCAGAAGCTGAGCAACTATATATAACAATTGGCATGCCACATAAAGCAATTCAAATGTACGATAGGGTTGGAAGAGATGATGATGTGCTCCGATTGGTGGAGAGGTACCATGGTGAACATATGCAT GAAACTCGAAAACGATTTGCTACCCAATATGAGGAGCGTGGAGACCTTAAAGCTGCTGAAGAGCAGTTCTTAAAAGCTGGAGACTTCCGATCCGCTGTTAACATGTACAAAGACAGCGAAATGTGGTCGGATGCGTACAGAATTGCAAAGACCGAAGGTGGTGAAAATATGGAGAAACAA GTTCTGTTTATGTGGGCGAAAAGTATTGGTGGTGATGCTGCAGTGAAGTTGTTGAACAAGCACGGAATGCTCATGGAAGGAATTGACTTTGCTTGCGAAACTGGTGCATTCGACTTGGCATTTGATTTGGCAAGAATCGGAGCTAAGGATCGGATGGGTACTGTGCACGTGAGATTGGCGACTCAGTTAGAGGAGGAAGGGAGATTGGAGGATGCATCGAAGCATTACGTGGAAG GTAACAAACCGGAACTTGCTGTTGAAATGTTCATCCGTGACAACGATTGGGCTGATGCTGAAAGAGTTGCGAAAGATCACTGCGAAAGCCTTCTACCCGATGTCTACACCGGACAAGCACGCCGTGCAATTGAGGAAGGAGATCATCTCCGAGCAGAAACTTTCTTGCTTCGAGCCAACAAACCAGACATTATCTTAAG ATACTTCATTGAAAACGAGATGTGGCCAGATGCGTTGAGAATTGCGCAAAACTACTTACCCCACCAGGCGGCTCTTATTCAAGAggaatatgaaaaatctgaattgaGAAACGGAGCACGTGGTGTTGATTCATTTGTTGCTCAGGCGAAGGAATGGGAGCAACAAGGTGACTGGAGGAAGGCGGTCAGTGCACTTCTGAAAATCAACAGAGATTCCACGGATAATGATGCACTGATCAAGCATAGCACAGAAAAAGCCGCCGACTTAGTGATGAAGTTTCTCATGGGAGATGAAGAA TATATTGGAGCAGCACTTGGAGCATTGGATGAAGCGAATTGTAACGAAAAGGCTGCGGAGTTGCTATTGCTGTTTGGTCAAAGTAGACAAGCTATAAATGCACTGTGTAGAGCAAAGCAATGGGCTAAAGCGAAACAAGTAGCACAAGAATATTTACCGGAAATGGTTCccgaaattgagaaaatttacaaaGAAAGCCTCAAAAGTGAGGGTCGCCTTGGAGAATTGATTGATGTGGATGTGATTACGGCGATTGATATGATGATTGAAAATGATCAATGGGATAAGGCATTGGATACCGCGAAATCTCAAAAT TATCGACCACTCCTTGACAAATACGTCGCTCAATATGCAGCCATTTTGGTGCATCGTAATGATTTATCGAGAGTCCTTGCTGTTCTGGAAAGATACGGAGCTTCCGCGAACCCtgcaaacttttcaatttacaaaTTGCTCATGGAGGAAACGTTGGCAAAACCTCGCTTTGATTACACCGAAATTGCTAGAGTTCGAAATGTGCATTTGGATGTCTATAACGCATTGCAAAAAGAGAGTTCTGAGCATTTCGAGGAGTTCTCTAGAGCTCTCTGGGCTTTACATCTCATTGCCATGCGAACCGCGTTGGAAGAGATTGGAGATTCTGTGCCAGAAGTTCAGAAGCTTTGTCTGAAACAGTCGTTGTCACTGTTGAGATACACGGATATACTGGTGGCGGACAGGATCTTCTACGAAGCTGGAGCAGCTGCAAAGGATTATGGGAGTGAATACGAATCGCTTGGGTTCTTGCTTTTGAATCATTATCTGGACTTGGTAGATGCAATTGAAGAAGGAAATGGTGAGCTCGTGGATTATAGTCCATTTGAGAATAGTGATATTCCGACAGAGGTGTCACTTCCAACAAGGCAATGGCTAGAG agcGCCAAACACGAGGAAATGAAAGAATGGGTTCTTGCCTCATCAGTCGATGATGCTCACGCAAAAGAGCTAGTATATGATAAGCGAGGAGTCTTCGAAGCTTCCCTTAAAGATAAGAGAGGTACGGCCGAACCGTGTCTAGTAACTGGCTATCCGGTCATTGAGAGTACAGTTCGCATTGGAAGTATGGTCGCCGAAAAGGACAATTTGAACAA GTTTCTCGTTGTGATCAAGTCAAATCAGACGGAGAACCTACTgaatgtgcaaaattttgttgcGAAGTGGGCTGGATCGCCGTTGGCTATTTCGTTGTGA
- the K08B5.2 gene encoding F-box domain-containing protein (Confirmed by transcript evidence) gives MEHLPNEVKVIILDECDYTDCICFRATSSKNYDVGTYVLTKTRTFDFRLYRSHIGMQSLENEKTTKNGSHFNPTKMINFMDLLPGLRKLVLADLPCIFTMSDMIKLGKSLPNLQKCVIIESEERKWMGKDVLMGLTYFKSLEKLKVVNWEPSHVTRRGCASRNETIPASTLRNLINFTIICNKETVSKVLQYLLENEIYLTKCVKAKFNVRLSSPDIPHLIMKFIECHPHIQEIAFNGFLFTTQEQVQAFYGHLLALPQLERVQLENCSVIERIEQALQKTFLDALRRRGIRFTNLVKSLRHG, from the exons atGGAGCACTTACCAAATGAAGTAAAAGTTATAATTCTAGATGAGTGTGACTACACGGATTGCATTTGTTTTAGAGCT ACATCAAGCAAAAACTACGACGTCGGAACCTATGTGCTTACCAAGACGAGAACTTTCGATTTCCGGCTGTATCGTTCTCATATTGGAATGCAAAGtcttgaaaatgagaagacgACAAAAAATGGAAGCCATTTCAATCCAACGAAG ATGATCAATTTCATGGATCTTTTACCCGGTTTACGGAAACTAGTGCTTGCTGACTTACCGTGTATTTTCACGATGAGTGATATGATAAAA ttgggAAAGTCTCTGccaaatctgcaaaaatgtgTGATCATCGAGAGTGAAGAGCGGAAATGGATGGGGAAGGATGTGCTCATGGGGCTGACTTACTTCAAATcgctagaaaaattgaaagtggtTAATTGGGAACCGTCACATGTTACAAGAAGAG GTTGTGCTTCGCGAAACGAGACCATCCCAGCGAGTACTCTCCGAAACTTGATCAACTTCACAATCATCTGCAATAAGGAGACAGTGTCCAAAGTTTTACAATATTTACTCGAGAACGAAATTTATTTGACAAAATGTGTCAAGGCCAAA TTTAACGTACGTCTGTCCTCGCCGGATATTCCCCATCTTATCATGAAGTTCATCGAATGCCACCCACACATTCAAGAGATTGCTTTCAACGGGTTTCTTTTCACAACACAAGAGCAAGTGCAGGCTTTTTACGG GCACCTTCTTGCACTACCACAACTTGAAAGAGTTCAACTGGAGAACTGTTCAGTTATTGAAAGGATTGAGCAGGCTCTACAAAAAACCTTCTTGGACGCTTTACGACGGCGAGGAATTAGGTTCACAAATCTGGTTAAGAGCTTACGACATGggtaa
- the K08B5.1 gene encoding G-protein coupled receptors family 1 profile domain-containing protein (Confirmed by transcript evidence) — protein sequence MDKKYMNCTRCELCGTADVIYGSTFMEYSILLRLLTAPLATMGMGLLSATIVKTKGIHINTKVILLVLCISAIICNTGITVDCLYKFFISNVMPDYMQCDFQVFSPQYGLVIRHIEMLGAMCLSTSSVALAVERTVATIFYRNYSPKPTLGSILVVVQVLVSSIPFWNIRLPKQMYPYSPPELHDYQLYYFISMWLTLLNVLAFFIFTILWIINYYRQKIIGNSHLQVALDRYNLHENMSMTRLMAPVIIVICLMVFLAESILLLATPEYNEDTVVTHQVLNEVIEYSFYPELQLTIIPLLFIALVLVLITLSSKLRENFLLVSNLSICFPVKIHTTDSRSSSESSSSDGSTGRIHWNSKIDSLSITPQVSKY from the exons ATGGACAAGAAGTACATGAACTGCACACGATGTGAACTTTGTGGAACTGCAGACGTCATTTATGGGTCCACATTTATGGAGTATTCGATTCTTCTCCGGTTACTGACCGCTCCCTTGGCAACAATGGGAATGGGCTTGCTATCAGCGACAATTGTCAAAACAAAAGGGATTCATATCAATACGAAAGTGATTTTATTGGTTTTGTGTATTTCTGCAATTATTTGTAATACAG GTATAACCGTGGATTGTCtgtataaatttttcatatccAATGTCATGCCGGATTATATGCAATGTGATTTTCAAGTATTCAGTCCACAATATGGATTAG TGATCAGACACATTGAAATGCTTGGGGCAATGTGTCTATCTACATCCTCCGTAGCACTGGCTGTTGAACGAACAGTGGCTACGATTTTTTATCGCAATTACTCTCCAAAACCTACACTCGGATCAATTCTCGTCGTTGTCCAG GTACTGGTCAGCTCCATCCCATTCTGGAACATCAGACTGCCCAAACAAATGTACCCATATTCACCGCCAGAG ctCCATGACTACCAACTCTACTATTTCATATCAATGTGGCTCACTCTTCTAAACGTTCTtgcattcttcatttttacaaTTCTATGGATTATCAACTATTATCGTCAG aaaatcatcGGGAACAGTCATCTTCAAGTCGCCCTGGACAGATACAACCTGCATGAAAACATGTCAATGACTCGTCTCATG GCGCCCGTCATCATCGTTATCTGCCTAATGGTGTTCTTGGCTGAATCG attcttttgCTCGCAACACCGGAGTACAATGAGGACACTGTAGTGACACATCAAGTATTAAACGAAGTTATAGAGTATTCCTTCTATCCAGAGCTACAG CTCACCATCATCCCTTTGCTCTTTATTGCTCTTGTGCTCGTGCTCATCACCCTCTCATCAAAACTTCGAGAAAATTTCCTCTTGGTTTCAAATCTTTCCATCTGCTTCCCAGTCAAAATCCACACCACGGACTCAAGGTCATCTAGTGAATCTTCAAGCTCTGATGGCTCAACAGGCAGAATTCATTGGAATAGTAAAATTGATAGTCTTTCAATAACTCCTCAAGTCTCCAAATATTAA